In Nicotiana tabacum cultivar K326 chromosome 19, ASM71507v2, whole genome shotgun sequence, one DNA window encodes the following:
- the LOC107791555 gene encoding protein DETOXIFICATION 46, chloroplastic encodes MNVETLTCKSHIPIKNPKFNPNFHVDFSSTRLRTCRVTPLTRICNLRRRIITACVNPSHEIPVKLESLNLNSSISEEADEEQVEAVTVREEINSVVDSNGKGEFSGNESIWAQVVEIVKFSGPAVGLWVCGPLMSLIDTAVIGQGSSIELAALGPGTVFCDNTSYVFMFLSIATSNLVATALAGQDKNEVQHQISILLFIGLACGVVMFVFTRLLGTWGLTAFTGAKNTEIINAANTYVQIRGFAWPAMLVGWVAQSASLGMKDSWGPLKALAVATVINGIGDIVLCRFFGYGIAGAAWATMVSQVVAAYMMIEALNNKGYNGFAISVPSLNEVLQIFILAAPVFLTMMSKVAFYSLLVYYATSMGTNTAAAHQVMLQLFCICAVWGEPLSQTAQSFMPELLYGVNRNLSKARMLLKSLLIIGASNGLLLGSVGVSVTWFFPKIFSPDPLVIEEMHKVLLPLFLALWVSPCVHSLEGTLLAGRDLKFISISMTAVFGLASLLVMLLSSKGFGLPGCWFALVAFQWSRFSIALRRLTLADGMLYSENSDHYELQKVKAA; translated from the exons ATGAATGTTGAAACCCTAACTTGTAAATCTCACATTCCGATAAAAAACCCTAAATTCAATCCGAATTTCCATGTTGACTTCTCTTCAACCCGTCTCCGAACTTGTCGGGTTACGCCGTTGACCCGAATATGCAATCTCCGCAGGCGAATAATCACCGCTTGTGTAAATCCTAGCCATGAAATTCCAGTGAAACTAGAAAGCTTGAATTTGAATTCAAGTATCAGTGAAGAAGCAGATGAAGAACAAGTAGAAGCAGTAACAGTTCGAGAAGAAATTAATTCAGTGGTGGATTCTAATGGTAAAGGAGAATTTTCTGGGAATGAAAGCATTTGGGCTCAAGTGGTGGAGATCGTGAAGTTTTCAGGGCCAGCAGTTGGGCTGTGGGTATGTGGGCCCTTAATGAGTCTCATTGATACCGCTGTTATTGGTCAAGGAAGTTCCATTGAACTCGCCGCTCTAG GTCCCGGAACTGTGTTTTGTGATAACACAAGCTATGTTTTTATGTTCCTTTCAATAGCCACTTCAAATCTAGTTGCTACTGCACTGGCCGGGCAG GATAAAAATGAAGTTCAACATCAGATATCTATATTGCTTTTCATTGGGTTGGCCTGTGGTGTTGTGATGTTTGTCTTTACAAGATTGCTTGGTACTTGGGGACTGACTG CTTTCACAGGGGCAAAGAACACAGAAATAATAAATGCAGCGAATACTTATGTCCAG ATTCGAGGCTTTGCATGGCCAGCCATGCTGGTTGGTTGGGTTGCCCAAAGTGCAAG TCTAGGCATGAAAGATTCGTGGGGACCTTTAAAGGCTTTGGCAGTTGCCACTGTTATTAATGGCATTGGCGACATAGTCTTATGCAGATTCTTTGGATATGGTATTGCTGGAGCAGCATGGGCAACAATGGTCTCCCAA GTTGTTGCAGCTTATATGATGATTGAGGCACTGAACAATAAAGGATATAATGGTTTTGCCATATCTGTTCCATCATTGAATGAAGTTCTACAGATTTTCATACTTGCAGCACCTGTGTTCCTAACAATGATGTCAAAG GTGGCATTCTATTCTCTACTTGTCTACTATGCTACATCAATGGGCACAAACACTGCTGCTGCACATCAG GTCATGCTACAACTATTCTGCATATGTGCAGTATGGGGTGAGCCTCTCTCTCAAACAGCGCAGTCATTTATGCCTGAATTGTTATATGGAGTGAATCGGAACTTGTCAAAG GCCCGGATGCTGCTGAAGTCCCTTTTAATCATTGGAGCATCAAATGGATTATTACTGGGATCTGTCGGAGTGTCAGTTACATGGTTTTTCCCCAAAATATTTTCACCTGATCCTCTGGTCATAGAAGAG ATGCACAAAGTATTGCTGCCATTATTTCTAGCTCTCTGGGTCTCACCGTGTGTTCATAGTCTTGAGGGAACCTTGTTG GCTGGACGGGACTTAAAATTTATTAGCATATCAATGACCGCAGTATTTGGTTTGGCCTCTCTTCTCGTCATG CTCTTGAGCAGTAAAGGATTTGGTTTGCCCGGATGCTGGTTTGCGCTAGTAGCATTTCAATGG TCACGATTTTCAATTGCTCTACGGAGGCTTACTTTGGCAGATGGCATGCTTTATTCGGAAAACTCAGATCATTACGAGTTACAAAAGGTGAAAGCTGCATAA